A stretch of the Sphingosinithalassobacter tenebrarum genome encodes the following:
- a CDS encoding potassium channel family protein, with protein MRHLWSGAESLLGSPIRNLVTILIFVVSVTALSTIAYMAAGWSFTDASYMVLLTIYTVGYGEVRPVDTQYLHIVTVATMVLGCTGMILLTSALVQFFTVIQLRSILGATRMQARIDKLNHHVVICGYGRIGQMLASDLAEAKVPLVVIEREEARFHEAEEAGHLCLHGEATDEDVLISAGVRRARALATVLPNDASNVFISLSARSLNPDVEIIARGEAPTTDRKLRHAGADHIVFPTHIGAERIARMILFPRGKWTKTDDGVQASRAELGKMGLELERTHVPENAEVCGMTVATVEKMAESALFIVQIRRGDEHITRPASDDRIEAGDELLIVMRNASRAARTLFQPHQRIRSGRNWF; from the coding sequence ATGCGACACCTCTGGTCCGGCGCGGAAAGCCTGCTCGGCTCGCCGATACGCAATCTGGTGACGATCCTGATCTTCGTGGTGTCGGTCACCGCGCTGTCGACGATCGCCTATATGGCCGCGGGCTGGAGCTTCACCGACGCCAGCTACATGGTGCTGCTCACCATCTACACCGTCGGCTATGGTGAAGTCCGCCCGGTCGACACGCAATATCTCCACATCGTCACCGTCGCGACGATGGTGCTCGGCTGCACCGGGATGATATTGCTGACCAGCGCGCTGGTGCAGTTCTTCACGGTCATTCAGCTACGCAGCATATTGGGAGCCACGCGGATGCAGGCGCGTATCGACAAGCTCAACCACCACGTCGTTATCTGCGGCTATGGCCGGATCGGTCAGATGCTGGCCAGCGACCTCGCCGAAGCCAAGGTGCCGCTGGTCGTGATAGAGCGCGAGGAAGCGCGCTTCCACGAGGCCGAAGAGGCAGGCCATCTCTGCCTGCACGGCGAGGCGACCGACGAGGACGTGCTGATCTCTGCCGGGGTCCGCCGCGCCCGCGCGCTCGCCACCGTATTGCCGAACGACGCCTCCAATGTCTTCATCAGCCTCAGCGCGCGCAGTCTCAATCCCGACGTCGAAATCATCGCGCGCGGCGAGGCGCCCACCACCGATCGCAAGCTGCGCCATGCAGGCGCCGACCATATCGTCTTCCCGACGCATATCGGCGCCGAGCGGATCGCGCGGATGATCCTGTTCCCGCGCGGCAAATGGACCAAGACCGACGACGGCGTGCAGGCCTCGCGCGCCGAGCTGGGCAAGATGGGGCTCGAACTCGAGCGTACCCACGTGCCCGAAAATGCCGAAGTCTGCGGCATGACCGTCGCAACGGTGGAGAAGATGGCCGAATCGGCGCTTTTCATCGTCCAGATCCGGCGCGGCGACGAGCATATTACGCGCCCGGCAAGCGATGATCGCATCGAAGCTGGTGACGAATTGCTGATCGTGATGCGCAATGCCTCACGCGCGGCGCGGACATTGTTTCAGCCGCACCAGCGCATCCGCTCGGGCCGCAACTGGTTTTAG
- the thiE gene encoding thiamine phosphate synthase, with product MSDDLPLPDDDPLGPIDARFAERFQRDDSREPCQLYLISPLDVGGDFSDRLRRALEAGPVAAFQFRVKGVDQHEAARLAEPLQAICAEHDVAFIVNDDVSLAKRLGADGVHLGQGDGDAREARAVLGPSVQIGVTCHDSRHLAMEAGEAGADYVAFGSFYPTTTKEVRHHPEPVILSWWSALFELPCVAIGGITPGNAAPLVAAGADFLAVSGAVWNGDEAAAVQAFAEVLAAQP from the coding sequence ATGTCCGACGATTTGCCCCTGCCCGACGATGATCCGCTCGGCCCGATCGACGCGCGCTTTGCCGAGCGTTTCCAGCGCGACGACAGTCGCGAGCCGTGCCAGCTCTATCTGATCTCGCCGCTCGATGTCGGCGGCGATTTTTCCGATCGGCTGCGCCGCGCGCTGGAAGCGGGGCCGGTCGCGGCGTTCCAGTTCCGCGTCAAGGGCGTCGACCAGCATGAGGCCGCAAGGCTCGCCGAGCCGCTGCAGGCGATCTGCGCCGAACATGACGTCGCCTTCATCGTCAACGATGATGTGAGTCTGGCCAAGAGGCTCGGTGCCGACGGCGTGCATCTGGGGCAGGGGGACGGCGATGCGCGCGAGGCGCGGGCGGTGCTCGGCCCTTCGGTGCAGATCGGCGTGACCTGTCACGACAGCCGCCATCTTGCGATGGAAGCAGGCGAGGCGGGGGCTGACTATGTCGCATTCGGCAGCTTCTATCCGACGACGACCAAGGAAGTCCGCCACCATCCCGAGCCGGTCATTCTGAGCTGGTGGTCGGCGCTGTTCGAACTGCCGTGCGTCGCGATCGGCGGAATCACGCCGGGCAATGCCGCGCCGCTGGTGGCGGCCGGGGCGGATTTCCTGGCGGTGTCGGGCGCGGTGTGGAATGGCGACGAGGCGGCGGCGGTGCAGGCCTTTGCCGAGGTGCTGGCGGCGCAGCCCTAA
- a CDS encoding fructose bisphosphate aldolase yields MQDAEMTAKIAEGKGFIAALDQSGGSTPKALRGYGIEESEYSGDEEMFALIHKMRSRIISSPVFTGDKVIGAILFEKTMDGQVGGKPTPTALKDKGVVPFIKIDKGLEAEENGVQMMKPMPELDALLKRAKGLGVFGTKERSVINAANQAGIEAIVKQQFEVGQQVLAAGLMPILEPEVNIKSADRAESDVILLAEIAKQLAAMPGDDKVMLKLSIPAVAGTFDPLVDHPRVLRVVALSGGYSRPEACAELAKNKGMIASFSRALLQDLRAQMSDAEFDAALGGAIDEIYAASVEKTTVAA; encoded by the coding sequence ATGCAAGACGCGGAAATGACGGCCAAGATCGCCGAAGGTAAGGGATTCATCGCGGCGCTCGATCAGAGCGGCGGTTCGACGCCCAAGGCGCTGCGCGGATACGGCATCGAGGAAAGCGAATATTCGGGCGACGAGGAAATGTTCGCACTCATCCACAAGATGCGCAGCCGGATCATCAGCTCGCCCGTCTTCACCGGCGACAAGGTGATCGGCGCGATCCTGTTCGAAAAGACGATGGACGGCCAGGTCGGCGGCAAGCCGACTCCGACTGCGCTCAAGGACAAGGGCGTCGTTCCCTTCATCAAGATCGACAAGGGCCTCGAAGCCGAAGAAAACGGCGTTCAGATGATGAAGCCGATGCCCGAGCTCGATGCGCTGCTCAAGCGGGCCAAGGGGCTGGGCGTGTTCGGCACCAAGGAACGCTCGGTGATCAACGCTGCCAACCAGGCCGGGATCGAAGCGATCGTCAAGCAGCAGTTCGAAGTGGGTCAGCAGGTGCTTGCCGCCGGGCTGATGCCGATCCTCGAGCCCGAAGTGAACATCAAGAGCGCCGACCGCGCCGAATCCGACGTGATCCTGCTCGCCGAAATCGCCAAGCAGCTCGCGGCGATGCCGGGTGACGACAAGGTGATGCTCAAGCTGTCGATCCCGGCGGTTGCCGGCACCTTCGATCCGCTGGTCGATCATCCCCGCGTGCTGCGCGTCGTTGCGCTGTCGGGCGGATATAGCCGCCCCGAGGCCTGCGCCGAGCTGGCGAAGAACAAGGGCATGATCGCGAGCTTCAGCCGTGCGCTGCTGCAGGATCTGCGCGCCCAGATGAGCGACGCGGAATTCGACGCAGCGCTGGGCGGTGCGATCGACGAAATCTATGCGGCTTCGGTGGAAAAGACGACCGTAGCCGCCTGA
- a CDS encoding slipin family protein, producing MIKSVVIAENQRGLLIRDGRVITVLGPGRHRFVDWLNRARLEVYPATGLFQSPWADIVAKQHPELAEGNFVSVRPGEGEVGIVRVDGRTAYLVRPGMSAHVWNVLEDVTVETIDVDAQPKLDKRQLAAFETATIVGGAVPAPIAAVLVDQAEAGLVFFDGELVESVGPGRYGYWQLGRKVAARTFDMRPQPVEVSAQEILTRDRVSLRVTLTAFVQVADARQAALGVPDFQAHVYKLVQFAVREAVGGRTLDQLLNDREAVDGEIVAHVRAELGEIGVRVTQLGIKDVILPGDMRELLNKVVEAEKVAQANLIRRREETAATRSLLNTAKLMEDNPTLLRLKELEALERVTEKIGRIDLHTGAGAGLGGVLDQLVSLKSA from the coding sequence ATGATCAAGTCTGTTGTCATTGCTGAAAACCAGCGCGGCCTCCTCATCCGGGATGGCCGCGTCATCACTGTGCTTGGACCGGGGCGTCACCGCTTCGTGGACTGGCTGAATCGTGCCCGCCTCGAAGTCTATCCGGCGACGGGCCTGTTTCAGTCGCCCTGGGCCGACATCGTCGCAAAGCAGCACCCGGAGCTCGCAGAAGGCAATTTCGTGAGCGTGCGGCCGGGCGAAGGTGAAGTCGGCATTGTCCGGGTCGATGGCCGCACGGCGTATCTCGTGCGGCCGGGCATGTCGGCGCATGTCTGGAACGTGCTTGAGGACGTCACCGTCGAGACGATCGACGTCGATGCGCAGCCGAAGCTCGACAAGCGTCAGCTTGCCGCGTTCGAAACGGCGACGATCGTGGGCGGCGCCGTGCCGGCGCCGATCGCGGCCGTCCTGGTCGATCAGGCCGAGGCGGGGCTCGTCTTCTTCGACGGCGAACTCGTCGAGAGCGTCGGTCCGGGCCGGTACGGCTACTGGCAGCTCGGCCGCAAGGTCGCGGCGCGGACGTTCGATATGCGTCCGCAGCCGGTGGAAGTGTCGGCGCAGGAGATCCTGACCCGGGATCGCGTCTCGCTGCGCGTCACGCTGACCGCGTTCGTCCAGGTGGCGGATGCGCGGCAGGCGGCGCTCGGCGTGCCGGACTTCCAGGCGCACGTCTACAAGCTCGTCCAGTTCGCGGTCCGCGAGGCCGTGGGCGGCCGGACGCTCGATCAGCTGCTCAACGATCGCGAAGCGGTCGATGGCGAGATCGTGGCGCATGTCCGGGCGGAGCTTGGCGAGATCGGGGTTCGGGTCACCCAACTCGGGATCAAGGACGTGATCCTGCCGGGCGACATGCGCGAGCTGCTCAACAAGGTCGTCGAGGCGGAAAAGGTCGCGCAGGCGAACCTGATCCGCCGACGTGAAGAGACGGCCGCGACGCGCAGCCTGCTCAACACGGCGAAGCTGATGGAGGACAATCCGACGCTGCTTCGCCTGAAGGAGCTCGAGGCGCTCGAGCGCGTGACCGAGAAGATCGGGCGGATCGACCTCCACACGGGGGCGGGCGCCGGTCTCGGCGGCGTGCTCGATCAGCTCGTCAGCCTGAAGAGCGCATGA
- a CDS encoding methyl-accepting chemotaxis protein, producing the protein MLKSISISRKLAGAFSAVFIAAIVTLGIVYVAAERVTYLTEVSDRADAEQALAARAENSLLVAVANLQAFAVSHQPDDAAAYRAAIEDFRSATKELAPMLTEPKDVALLENTVAAADKWVRETAEPVLATMSTTDRARVEALLKGDNGSHALRDLVAGAEELRVEKFEEVQENLHRMHDASDVGEWSVLIGGMLMALVSIFLWLTLRQLLGRPVVKLTQVMRALAGGNNAVEVPDAERRDELGDMARAVLVFRDTAVAKEAADREKAAADAEQRTVVETLSERLGRVAGGDLTASISGEFPTSYAVLRDNYNAALGSLREVIATVVVSAGTIRGSSGEVAVVSEDLAKRAESNAASLEETSAALCQMDDRLRGTAEAAADTVASSTATQKATGDGRIVTDGAVQAMTRVAAGAEGIDDVIEGLDKIAFQTRVLAMNAAVEAGRAGEAGRGFAVVADLVSALAMRAEEEAKRAREQLESTQADIGCAVEAVRNVDVALHGIAEGVDKMSDLVNGIARDNQAQSAALTQINVAIGSMDRATQQNAAMVEESSAASRTLAGEANTLAELTARFVTGGGKRPLQVSGGRTSVASVPLVAMA; encoded by the coding sequence GTGCTGAAATCCATTTCCATCTCCCGCAAGCTTGCGGGCGCCTTTTCCGCTGTATTCATTGCCGCGATCGTCACCCTGGGGATCGTCTATGTCGCCGCCGAGCGCGTGACCTATCTCACCGAGGTCAGCGATCGCGCGGATGCCGAGCAGGCGCTTGCCGCCCGCGCGGAAAATTCGCTGCTCGTCGCGGTGGCGAATTTGCAGGCCTTTGCCGTGAGCCATCAGCCGGACGATGCCGCCGCCTATCGCGCCGCGATCGAGGATTTCCGATCGGCGACCAAGGAACTGGCGCCGATGCTGACCGAACCGAAGGACGTCGCGCTCCTCGAGAACACGGTGGCCGCCGCGGACAAATGGGTGCGGGAGACGGCCGAGCCGGTGCTGGCGACGATGAGCACGACGGATCGTGCGCGCGTCGAAGCCTTGCTCAAGGGCGACAACGGTTCGCATGCGCTACGCGATCTTGTTGCCGGAGCCGAGGAACTGCGCGTCGAGAAATTCGAGGAAGTGCAGGAGAATCTGCACCGCATGCACGATGCGAGCGACGTCGGCGAATGGAGCGTTCTGATCGGCGGCATGCTGATGGCGCTGGTTTCGATATTTCTGTGGCTGACGCTGCGCCAGTTGCTCGGCCGCCCGGTGGTGAAGCTGACGCAGGTGATGCGCGCGCTGGCGGGCGGCAACAATGCAGTCGAGGTGCCCGATGCCGAGCGTCGCGACGAACTGGGAGACATGGCGCGCGCGGTGCTCGTGTTCCGCGACACCGCCGTCGCCAAGGAAGCCGCCGATCGCGAAAAAGCCGCGGCCGATGCCGAGCAGCGCACCGTGGTGGAAACGCTGTCCGAACGGCTGGGCAGGGTCGCCGGGGGCGATCTGACCGCGTCGATCAGCGGTGAGTTCCCGACCAGCTACGCCGTGCTGCGCGATAATTACAACGCTGCGCTCGGTTCGCTTCGCGAGGTTATCGCGACGGTCGTCGTCAGCGCCGGAACGATCCGCGGCAGCTCCGGCGAAGTCGCGGTGGTTTCCGAGGATCTCGCCAAGCGCGCCGAATCGAATGCGGCGAGCCTGGAGGAAACGTCGGCGGCTTTGTGCCAGATGGACGACCGGCTGCGCGGAACCGCCGAAGCGGCGGCTGATACGGTGGCGAGCAGCACGGCGACGCAGAAGGCAACCGGCGACGGACGCATTGTCACCGATGGCGCGGTGCAGGCGATGACTCGCGTCGCGGCCGGGGCCGAGGGCATCGACGACGTGATCGAGGGCCTCGACAAGATCGCCTTCCAGACACGAGTGCTCGCGATGAACGCTGCCGTGGAAGCGGGCCGGGCGGGCGAGGCAGGCCGCGGCTTCGCGGTCGTCGCCGATCTCGTATCGGCACTGGCGATGCGCGCCGAAGAGGAAGCCAAGCGCGCGCGCGAGCAGCTCGAATCGACTCAGGCGGATATCGGCTGCGCGGTTGAGGCGGTGCGCAACGTCGATGTCGCGCTCCACGGCATTGCCGAGGGGGTCGACAAGATGTCGGATCTGGTGAACGGCATTGCGCGCGACAATCAGGCGCAGTCCGCTGCGCTGACGCAGATCAACGTCGCGATCGGCAGCATGGATCGTGCGACCCAGCAGAATGCAGCGATGGTGGAGGAAAGCTCTGCCGCATCGCGGACCCTGGCAGGCGAGGCGAACACGCTGGCCGAACTGACGGCGCGGTTCGTGACCGGCGGCGGAAAGCGCCCGTTGCAGGTGTCCGGGGGGCGGACGTCGGTCGCATCGGTGCCGCTGGTGGCGATGGCCTGA
- a CDS encoding phosphoglycerate kinase, protein MTRSFKTLDDMGDISGKRVLVREDLNVPMADGEVTDDTRLRAAMPTVAELADKGAKVIVLAHFGRPKGERKPEMSLALVTRPFEAVLGRPVRFIDDQGAADAIATMEPGDIGILENTRFDAGEEKNAPETVDRLAALGDCYVNDAFSAAHRAHASTEGLAHKLPAFAGRQMEAELDALDKALGNPEHPVAAVVGGAKVSTKLDVLKHLVAKVDHLIIGGGMANTFLAARGVDVGKSLCEHELTQTAEEILDAADKAGCTVHLPYDVVVAKEFAANPPSLRTCNVHEVAKDEMILDVGPAATEALADALKTCKTLVWNGPLGAFETKPFDAATVSLARTAAALTKEGTLVSVAGGGDTVAALNQAGVSGDFSFVSTAGGAFLEWMEGKELPGVAALTQ, encoded by the coding sequence ATGACGCGCAGCTTCAAGACGCTCGACGATATGGGGGACATCAGCGGCAAGCGCGTGCTGGTCCGCGAGGATCTGAACGTGCCGATGGCCGATGGCGAAGTGACCGACGACACGCGCCTGCGTGCGGCGATGCCGACGGTCGCCGAACTTGCCGACAAGGGCGCCAAGGTGATCGTCCTCGCGCATTTCGGCCGTCCCAAGGGCGAGCGCAAGCCGGAGATGAGCCTCGCGCTCGTCACCAGGCCGTTCGAGGCGGTGCTTGGCCGCCCGGTGCGCTTCATCGACGATCAGGGCGCCGCCGATGCGATCGCGACGATGGAACCGGGCGATATCGGTATTCTTGAGAATACGCGTTTCGATGCGGGCGAGGAAAAGAACGCGCCCGAGACAGTCGATCGGCTCGCCGCGCTCGGCGATTGCTACGTTAACGACGCCTTTTCGGCGGCGCATCGCGCCCATGCCTCGACCGAGGGCCTGGCGCACAAGTTGCCTGCCTTTGCCGGACGCCAGATGGAAGCCGAGCTCGATGCGCTCGACAAGGCGCTGGGCAACCCCGAACACCCCGTCGCGGCGGTGGTCGGCGGGGCGAAGGTTTCGACCAAGCTCGACGTCCTCAAGCATCTCGTCGCCAAGGTCGATCACCTGATCATCGGCGGCGGTATGGCCAACACCTTCCTTGCCGCGCGCGGAGTCGATGTCGGCAAGTCGCTGTGCGAGCACGAGTTGACGCAGACCGCCGAGGAAATCCTCGACGCGGCCGACAAGGCGGGGTGCACGGTGCACCTGCCCTATGACGTGGTGGTTGCGAAGGAATTCGCGGCCAATCCGCCGAGCCTGCGCACCTGCAACGTCCATGAAGTCGCCAAGGACGAGATGATCCTCGACGTCGGCCCCGCCGCCACCGAGGCGCTCGCCGATGCGCTCAAGACCTGCAAGACTCTGGTGTGGAACGGCCCGCTCGGCGCATTCGAGACCAAGCCCTTCGACGCGGCAACTGTGTCGCTCGCGCGTACTGCCGCCGCGTTGACCAAGGAAGGGACGCTGGTGTCCGTCGCCGGGGGCGGCGATACGGTTGCCGCGCTCAATCAGGCGGGGGTTTCGGGCGACTTCAGCTTCGTTTCGACCGCAGGCGGCGCGTTCCTCGAATGGATGGAAGGCAAGGAATTGCCGGGCGTCGCCGCGCTGACTCAGTGA
- a CDS encoding MOSC domain-containing protein codes for MGKLTGIARHDHPRGPIETIDSVEVTVDGGLHGDFRGTVRAPGKDKRQVSLIEAKDWDAAMADVGHSLPWWHRRANLLVEDFDLPQTPGARIRIGDVVLEVTCECNPCSRMDELVDGLKLALMPDWRGGALARVISGGTISVGGGIAIEQD; via the coding sequence ATGGGTAAACTTACCGGCATCGCCCGCCACGATCATCCGCGCGGGCCGATCGAGACGATTGATTCCGTCGAGGTTACGGTGGATGGCGGGCTGCACGGCGATTTTCGCGGCACCGTCCGCGCGCCGGGCAAAGACAAGCGCCAGGTGTCGCTGATCGAGGCGAAGGACTGGGACGCGGCGATGGCCGATGTTGGCCATTCGCTGCCCTGGTGGCATCGCCGGGCGAACCTGCTGGTCGAGGATTTCGATTTGCCGCAGACGCCCGGCGCGCGCATCCGCATCGGTGATGTCGTGCTTGAAGTCACCTGCGAATGCAATCCCTGCAGCCGGATGGACGAGCTGGTCGACGGGCTCAAACTGGCATTGATGCCCGATTGGCGCGGCGGGGCGCTCGCCCGCGTGATTTCGGGCGGCACGATCTCGGTCGGGGGCGGGATTGCAATCGAACAAGATTAG
- the gap gene encoding type I glyceraldehyde-3-phosphate dehydrogenase, producing MTKVAINGFGRIGRLVARAILERPDSGLELVTINDLADAKSNAWLFSRDSVHGKYPGTVEADGNDIVIDGKRIKVTAERDPANLPHAENGVELVLECTGFFTKRTDAQKHIEAGAKKVLISAPGKEVDLTVVYGVNHDKLTADHKIVSNASCTTNCLAPVAKVLNDAIGIERGLMTTIHAYTNDQKILDQIHPDLRRARAAGMSMIPTTTGAARAVGEVLPELKGKLDGSAVRVPTPDGSLVDLTFTPKRDTSVEEVNKLLKDAAEGALKGVLEFSDEPLVSIDIVHTPFSSTVDSLETAVIDGKLVRVVSWYDNEWGFSNRMVDTAGTMAKLG from the coding sequence TGACGAAGGTAGCGATCAACGGGTTCGGACGTATCGGCCGTCTGGTGGCCCGCGCGATCCTCGAGCGCCCCGATAGCGGGCTGGAACTGGTGACGATCAACGATCTCGCCGACGCCAAGTCCAATGCGTGGCTGTTCTCGCGCGACAGCGTGCACGGCAAATATCCCGGCACCGTCGAAGCGGACGGCAACGACATCGTCATCGACGGCAAGCGCATCAAGGTGACCGCCGAGCGCGATCCCGCCAATCTGCCGCACGCCGAAAACGGCGTCGAACTGGTGCTCGAATGCACCGGCTTCTTCACCAAGCGCACCGACGCGCAGAAGCATATCGAGGCCGGCGCCAAGAAGGTGCTGATCTCCGCGCCGGGCAAGGAAGTCGACCTGACCGTCGTCTATGGCGTCAATCACGACAAGCTGACCGCCGATCACAAGATCGTTTCGAACGCGTCGTGCACGACCAACTGCCTCGCGCCGGTCGCCAAGGTGCTGAACGACGCGATCGGCATCGAGCGCGGTCTGATGACGACGATCCACGCCTATACCAACGACCAGAAGATCCTCGACCAGATCCACCCGGACCTGCGCCGTGCGCGTGCCGCCGGCATGTCGATGATCCCGACGACGACGGGCGCCGCCCGCGCGGTGGGCGAAGTGCTGCCCGAGCTCAAGGGCAAGCTCGACGGTTCGGCCGTCCGCGTGCCGACCCCGGACGGGTCGCTGGTCGACCTCACCTTCACGCCCAAGCGCGACACCAGCGTCGAGGAAGTCAACAAGCTGCTCAAGGACGCGGCCGAAGGTGCGCTCAAGGGCGTGCTGGAGTTCTCCGACGAGCCGCTGGTTTCGATCGACATTGTCCACACGCCGTTCAGCTCGACGGTCGACAGCCTGGAGACCGCGGTGATCGACGGCAAGCTGGTTCGCGTCGTCAGCTGGTACGACAATGAATGGGGCTTCTCGAACCGCATGGTCGACACCGCCGGGACGATGGCCAAGCTGGGCTGA